Part of the Chanodichthys erythropterus isolate Z2021 chromosome 13, ASM2448905v1, whole genome shotgun sequence genome is shown below.
TATCTTGTATATGTAGAGTGTCTTGATTTCATCTGTTATCTCCTCTGATGTGATTTTGTGTGGAAGTTCTACCTACACTTTTATGATCGATCAATCAGAATTCAAAGCCGTTCATACAGATCGTGTTTTTGCATTACACTGCGCTGCTTTAGCGTGTTTTTTTTGCAAACTTGCCCTAGATTGACATTTGCATTCTAAAAATACAGTGCtcatttaaaaagtttaaaaaacacATCTCTAGACCTTGCACTTATTTATTCCACTACCCTCtgtttttaaatacaaatcatGTTCTGTGGGAATGGCCCCTTAaaggggatagttcacccaaaactgaaaataatcccataatttactcgccctcaagccatcctaggtgtatatgactatcctctttcagacaaacacagagttatattaaaaatgtcctgactcttccaagctttataatgctAGTCAATGGGGCTCAAGATTTTAAAGCCCAAAAAGcgcatccattcatcataaaagtaatccatacagctggGGGTTAGGCTTTCTGAtgtgaagtgaagcgatgcgtttgtgtaagaaaaatatccatatttaaaattttataaactataataacttgCTTCTGGCAATGGCCATATGCAAGTCGAATTCCAGTgcaagagtgacctctgacccgacgcaTGAAGTTGAATGTAGGAGTAGCGTAATCTTGGGTGAGTGTAGACgccttaaaggtcccgtttttcgtgttttttttgaagctttgattgtgtttatagtgtgcaatataacatgtgttcatgtttcgcgtgtaaaaaaaacacagtattttttacataatttacttatctgtataccgctgtttccactgtcatataaacgggctgatgacttccttgttctatgaagtccctccttcagaaatacgtaacgagttctgattgtgccagcggttcctgtgttgtgattcgacagcagcttagcgctccttgaccggaaaggtcacgcctcttaccataacgtgtgctgcacatagttttacatgtggattattgtggtgttgtgccgaatgaacacaaaagacaataattcccgagagactgaactctttaatctccacaagcagcgacagaaaatgtacaacgttagcactcactcagaagagtacctcatacggaaaacactCATAtgcataaacatagtcccctcttgtggccattatgtgcactgcagtccaacattaactattgcagtaaggataacacaattataattttcgggaaccgaattaaacataaattgtaaccattgatctctaagtacagcgtccctgggaagccaaacaaaggtgattggactgcaggatgaaaataacaccgtttcAACGACATgacgacaaacacactctacaaaggcaactcttgctcttctccgtgggagcgcaacaagaccacgcccccttttttgtgtattcctgtgggcggaggttaatcaaaaaactgttttagtgacgtcattaaagaaggaagtagagggatgtagtccaaactggccgttcgatgtaggcgacttctgttaaataaaatatctcgcttggcattgaactttgagctttaaaattttacagattttatttatactctaacaacaacattatttactaaataaagtttgaaccATGGGATCACGAAAAACAGGACCTTTAATTCATGACCAGTGTTTTGTAtggctctatcctctgcgcttccatGTTCATCAATACGTCATGCgttgggtcagaggtcactcttccccCGGAACTAGACTTACGTATGGCTTTTGCCAAAAGtcagttattatagtttttaaagttttaaatatggctatttttcttacaaaaacccatcactttgcttcagaaggcctttattaaccccctggagctggatgggtggatggatggatggatggatggatggatgtgcttttttggccTTCAAAATCTTGAGCCCCATTCACTagcattataaagcttggaagagccaggatactttttatttttatatatatatatatttttttaactcagattgtgtttgtctgaaaaaaagataaacacctaggatggcttgagggtgagtaaatcatgggataatttttgggtgaactatccctttaaagtacaATACCACCACATACTATGTTGCAGATTTTATTCTGAAATAATTCTTtaatttgttattgttttaaatgatcTATGAGTGTTACGTCAAAGCTAGCTACTGTATGTGGTGATTCTGGTCTCTGACCTTCTAATTTAAATCAAGTTTTGTTTCTAACATACACATTTGTTGACATATCCTTATTTCACCACATTTATATCCACTGTGCAGATCTTTCCCACAATCATTGCAGAAATTGGTGTCCACATGTAGCCCTAATAGTCACATGCTGTGAAGAACAGTCATAAAAAGGTTGCAATGCCATTTTCTCTGTCTCCCAGGAAGCACACTGTGTACTATGGAGGTTTCCATAGCAGCCACAGAGTCATTCTTTGGCTCTGGGACATTCTCTCCAGTGACTTCTCCCCTGAGGAGAGAGCCATGTTCCTGAAGGTAATACTTCTCAAATCTTAAAGGagttatatttcaaatgtttattgcCGTCTATTAAGTGGCTGTTTTCGTCACAGTTTGTCACCAGCTGCTCACGACCTCCTCTGCTCGGTTTTGCCTACCTCAAACCTCCTTTCTCCATCCGCTGTGTGGAAGTATCTGACGATCAGGTTAGATTACTTCATCATCTTAATCCATACACTGTACTGCAAAGATCTTGTTGTTTcatctttcttttttgtttgattGTGTATGCAGGACACAGGTGACACTCTAGGCAGTGTTCTCCGTGGATTTTTCACCATCCGTAAAAAGGAGCCAGGTGGTCGCCTTCCTACATCCTCCACTTGTTTCAACCTACTCAAGCTGCCCAACTACAGCAAGAAGAGCATACTCAGAGACAAACTCCGCTACGCAATCAGCATGAACACTGGCTTTGAGCTTTCATAACCCATGCTGGTTTATTCTACAtgtacaaacacaaacatctaCAAACATAAACATCAACAAGACTGGCGGTGGCCTAACTGTTAAAGGTGGCCATACAGAGATTGAAGTAGGAGACATTACAAGATTACAATCCTGCTTCATCGGCATTGTGGCCTTCAATTAAGGCTCTTGACCTTGAGTTGCTCAAGCTCAATTTTTCCATCAATGTCTACCCTGTCTTGTCCAACAAATGGAAAGTGAATGAAGAAACTAACTTCTTAAACTAGTAGAACTGAGCTAAACGTATCAAGTCAGAGACTCTTTGAGGAGCTCAACCATAGAAGTATATTAGTGTACAAACATCTTCAGAGAACTTTTTGAACCACTTGAAGATCCATATTTAGTGTCATGTTCTTTATTCTCAGCATTTGAAGCCAAAAGAGCTCCAAACGCCTTATACAATCAGTTTTAAACCAGCTCAATTTAATGTCATCGTCAGGATTCTTCTGACCCCTACTACTTGAGAGCGAAACCTGTCAATCGAGACCGAGAAACTGAACTCAGTGTGCGCATCCAAAGTAACTCCAAAACTAAATTTAGTTTGGTCCTCATTGGCTTCTAATCACTGTGCCCATTTGTTGATGAACACTCCTAAACCTCCTTTTAAAGTTACAGCAGATACATTGGTGGATGTACAGATGTAAGATCTGCAGAAACAGTTCAGCGTTGTCTCTCAGGTCTCCGTGTCAGTGGAAAGCAATACTAACGCAATGCAAGCCATGCAACTGAAGACACAAAGGAGGCTTTTGCCTGTTTGTACGGCAAATGCTTTCGAACCCATAGCGCACTAAACGTCTGCTGGACTTGAGGACAGAGCGTTGAGAGGAAATCCAGCACTGTTGATTGACTTCAGTGAGGCAGAGCCAGCAGTATGTCAGATAAGAGATGTCCCTGCAGAGGTACATCTCTCCTTTCCTGCTTTCTCATGGTATACACTACAGGGCCCCGacccagaatgcatcattggcCTAATGTCATGGTGACATTtctttttgctcattttattaTACTCATTATTCTGCTAATTGCTTTTCATCTCTAACGCTGTCTTAATGTCAAACTAATACAGGCAAGAATGAAACCACTAAAAGGAATTGTACTCCAGCTCGGAAGTCACCAATCATCACATGACAAATCGCTCTCCCTGTCATCTCCCACTAACTCTCTGCCCTTCTTTGCGGTGTATACTGGAATTAAGCCATAGTGAGGACGACTAGCTATCAAACCAGCTCTTGTAGGGACTTTTTTCTTAAAGGGAGAGTGTTACAGTGACTTCTCTGAAAGGTCAATGGGCTCAATGGAATATCGTGAATTGTTATTCCAAGtggacaaaaaagaaaagaaaaaaaaatctcccttTGCATGATGTCACTGAATGATTCAGATGATTCCATGTCCGTGTCACACAGGTCAAAGCCTGCTgtttatgttgtattttttatttttttttgcattgtcaTAAAGAAGGTTAGGGTCAATCTGTTAAGAAATTTCTGGTTCATCAACTAAAATCTAAAAGaaaaacattcagaaaatatgttttgcaaaaagaaaGTGAAGCCTATTTTTAGGTACATCAAGATTTAAATTGACCATCAAGAAAACAAATTTACATGCGTTATATATTGttaaaagaaattattaaattatttatatgtatattattttattaaattgaaaTTTACAGTTTTAAGTATACATCATGGTAGTATTTGTTGTACtactttaaatacatttttattaagtcATTGTATCCAGATAATATTTTGGGATGTAGTGCTTATATTTAGTAAGGCTTTATTTTGTTCTTGCAAAATATAgttgtattattttgttttctcttgattttggggtgaattatgACCTGGACATTTCTTCATGTGATTTGCTCTTGGTTTCAGGTCTCTTAAAAGTCGTAAACGGCTGTAGTTATTCCAGAATATATATGCAAACCCTCTTCCCTTTGTATGCAGTATATGCAAAATTATAGTTAACCTGCCATAATCTGTCTGCTCCCCTCTCCCAGCTCTTCATAAATCAAGGCATGAAAATATCTTCTGGACATTTGTAGATGTGAAAAATGGCTTTaagatctcttttttttttttttttttttgtatccgTTGCTGTTAATGTTAAGTTATAAATGTATTGTCCTAATGCACAAGGGCTTAGGCTGTGTCCCGTAGCAGAGTTTGGTATTTAAATGAACTGACATTAACATGCTATTCCCTTTGAAAGATGTTCAAGTGCTCTGATTGGTGTTGTGGATGAGGAATGTGTTTGGCATAATGCtgtaaatgcaaaaatattCACGTTAATGAAGAGTCTTTATGGACCCTGCTATGTATGGTGAAATGACTCACCTGAATTTCATGATGTCATAGAAtcttgctttctctctcttggATAGGGATGCAACAACCTTTAAAGTGTCTGGTCTCTATTCATTTGCTTGATGAAGAAGTGTCTTTTGAATTTGGTTGCACTACATGAACTGCAGGTTGTTATATACGCAGTATATTACAAAAGCAATGGCATTGTAAAGTTATCCATATGTACAGTAAAATTTCTTCTGTAAAATGTAGACTTATTTGTCATTCAACCATGTAAAACATTTGAATATCCAAATCTAAAAACTTTACTAAACAACAAAGAATGTCCgctgtcatttattattagaTTATCTGATGCTAGTTAGGACTGGAATATACTACATGACTTTTGCCCTGATTTTTGTCAAAGCCAGTTGCCAAAAGTCAGAGGTAGTCTGCAGATTTTGGGCGATTTGAAGTTGGCAGATctcacagaaacattttttttttttttttagcttcagaCTGTGATTCCATCCAGTcaatgtttgatattttgagctTGAAATATTGTCTTCATTTGTCATTCGTCTTCTAGCAACAAGGAGATTTGTTTCtgcatttgttttgttctgaCATAAAAGTCTGGTAGTGTGtgatgcgtttttttttttttttcttttttttttttctttaaacatTTACAACCTTTAATTTAAAAGTCATGTAGTATGTTCCAGCCTTTAGAACATTGTGATATTGCAGCTGTGATGTCTTATTCGGATCAGAGCTGGAGTTTTGTTCTTCAGCTTGAAACCTCTCAAAATTAAATAAGCATGCCATTGGTTATTTCGCAGTATATGGGTCTGAGTCTCAGCTTAAGAAATGACTACAGTCAGTTTCAAAAGTACTAATGGTGGAGATTTCCTGGGCACAACATCTTGTAGAGAATTTCATGGTTTAGAAGAGCAACTTGGCAATAAGTGTTTTAAACAAACGCTGCAAtgaatcattttttatttgtggTTCTTCGACGATCTTGATCCGGGTCTCGAGAAGCCTACTCTTGGTCTGGCTCTTGGAGTGTTTGATCTTGACTCCAACTCTGCTCTATATTAAATAAAGGAAACGTCTGATGTATGCTCTATGTTGTAGCGACAGAGCACTGTGTAAAGCAGAGACAAAATGTATGAAACTGAGTCCTTAAATTAAACGTGACAGTCACATGTTTGCAGGTAAATCTGTTTAAATAACACCCCCCAGTTCTAAGCTCTTTGCATTAACTTATGGTGCTTTTCAAATAGTTTtttctcagtctgtgtgtaGAGCACTGCCAGAGGCTGAAGTTCTCCTCACCCATGGTGCACTGCTGGATGTGATGTGCTGATATTTAAGCTGTTTTTAAAACTGAAGGACCATGAGCTCCCCACCAAGTCCTTCTCCAACCAGGTGGTTTAAAGCCCTGCGGAAAGCCCggtgtgtttaaaatgaaaaggatGCTGGTGTCATCTAGCTTCAACTTTTTTAGTTCGTTGTTTACTATGTCTCAAACTTTATATACAGTGCATTTGTGACTATAGAAAACACACCAATTTATACCCACTTGCTctgattttcagttttttttaaaaactttataattctcatttttaaaaatagaacCAACGAGGTTCTATTGGAATCATAAAATGACTGCTTTATAGCAAGTTAGCATTGGTAATGTcctttatgctcaccaaggatgcatttatttgattaaaaatacagaaaaaaagtaattttgtataatattgttacaatttcaagttgtcacatgatccttcagaaatcattctaataaactgatttggtgctcaagaaacggtttatttttttcaggattctttgaatagaaagttcaaaagcatttatttaagtaGAAATGTATTGTAACATAAATTTCTTTAAtatcacttttaatcaatttaatggagGTGTCAATTTTAATTTTCTCGTTAATTTAAATCTTACTCACTCAAGCATTTAGATTAGGGATGGGCAACTtgagtcctggagggccactgtcctgcagaattTAGCTTCAACTTTGTAAAAATGAAGAAACTTATTAGcttttcaggtgtgtttgattacggttggagctgaactctgcagggcagtggccctccaggacccaAGCTGCCCATCCCTGATTTAGATGGTAGTGGTTGTATTTCAGGACAAGGATAGAGGATGTGTGTCTGAAGAGTGGAGCAACAGCATGTTCAGAGGTCCTGAAGAGAGCCAGAGCAGCTTCAAGGTCCAGAGGAACAGCCCAGGATAGCTTCAGACTGGCCCAGCTGGAGGCTTGGGTGCGCATGTTGATGGAACCACAAGTGTGATTTTGTAGATGCTCTTGGAAGGGATGTGCATAAGGTAATATGAAAAGAGTTTTGTACAAATAAGTCAGATAAACTAATTATCAAATGATTTATTTGACTATAGTTTTTGCATTGTAGCCTGGTTTAACTATAGTGTGATAGGGAAAACCACAGGTAAAACTATGATGGATCCTCATTACTGTGGTTTTTGAAACAAACAGTGACAATTAAGCAAATTTTAAACTGCCATTTGGTAGATTCaagtcttatgctcaccaaagctgcattatttgattaaaaatatagtaaaaactgtattattcactgttttctatttgaatatattgttaaatgccatttattcctgtggtggcaaagctgaatttttagcagctTTTACtcaatttttgtggaaactgatacatttttattttccagaATTCTTTGATTTATAGAATGTTtgaaagaacaacatttattttaaatattttgaaaccGTGTCTTTATGgtcacttttgaacaatttaatccatccttgattaataaaagtatggtaacactttattttgatggtcccctttagacattctgttgtCTATAAGTAACATTTcacctacatgtcaactaactctcattgaagtattagtagactgtctagGTAATATCCGCTAACACTTAATGTGATGTTCCCCTAACAGGCATTCtcctgactataagtaactttgcaactacatgtcaactatcaGTCTACTAATACTGAACTATACTGAGAGTTTGTTGGCATGTAGGTGCAGTGTTTCTTATAGTGAACAGAATGTCTAAAgaggaccatcaaaataaagtgtaaccaaaagggttaatttctttaaatatataaataaatttgtaaaAGTTTAACTACTGGTCATTGAGAtagtgacaaacaactaagagATGCTTAGTGTCAGTGGTGGTTTTGGAGGTTAATTTTGGTGGAATAAAGCATTTTTTGTGGTCTTTCTCAACAGCCTCGCTTTGAAACGGTGATGTCAGAGCTGATGACAGTCAAAAATGAGGCTCTTCGCACCATCAGCAACTTGAAGAAATGGATGGAGCCACAATGCATAGAGCGCAACTGGGTATAAACTGAAGTGAAGAGAAGTGACTGAAATAGCAGCAGAGACAAATAGCTGCAGAATAAGGCAAGAGGACTGATTTTGTAATGTCTTATGTTTTTGCATGGTTATGCACAAAACTTGCCACAGAAATGTGTTCATTCCCTGAGACACAAAGCCTCACATTGTGTTTTCTCTCAGCTTGCCAAAGTAGCGTATGACGAAGACCATAGCCGGTGTTCTCTGTCACAAGATTAGTAAGCTATTAGTATTTGCCTTTATAAACTCGTGCCAAGCAGTCAAATGATGATGAATGAAAAACCTGGTGATGTTTTTTTATGCTTCATGATGTCAACCATTTCACTCCTCTGAACcaaaaacaatacaacaagGTGACACTGCAAAATGATCTCTAAAAAATAAGTTCCAAAAAGGGGTTTTCGCAGCGATGCCTTAcaagaaccatttttgcttaCTCAAACCTTTCAGTGAtcagaaccatttttttttttctcagtgtaaagaatattttaaaaatcttaagaacctttttccactataaataTCCTTGGATGTACCCAAACAGTACCCTAACCCTTAACTGAACCCTAAATTGATAGAAATGTTGTTTCAAGGTCAACAAGGGTGTTGATGCAGATTTGTTTGCGGATTGtttgcagatttgccttgtggTAAAATAGCACAATTcttttacagtaaatttaatactattatttaatacaatttttttttttacctaataATATTAGAGCAGTGGTTCTTAAACAGGGGGCCTCGGGGtgatttcaattattttcacaTAATCTAacatagttaaaaaaaaaaaaaaaaaaaaaaaaatcaaggtctaatttttatttaaaatgtaaatgaacttaaaattaaaggtgctaaagaggatcctttcgtcaactgagaaaccaaagactgttagtgagtttttttaaatgagcgaaTGCGTAacaacaacccccctccttcacagctcaatTCAAGGGAACACCTCAGAAAACTctagtattggaacacgagtgtttaccaccggcattcactgtgtcatgttagtggattcagtatgtcggactcaccgcaggtaactcataatctgcagttgttactcctgtctcctgacaaaaacattgcatgcggcgcctgtggagtgtggaaagttactggagcgcagccgcgctcatctctcacaaggaacgtcatggcagtgattgacaagccagagggccaatcgtttgtGTGATGATcacataaacgattggctgatgtttttaaggccctacctcatgcacagatgatgtatattaatattattcctttcagtgcacctaataaatagtcttttatcagttagtaaagacagtttcaagtaatattgcaaaaatgtataaaacaaaacatcctctttagcacctttaacttaaaagtaacttaatttaaatatactattttattacataatataatcattaatattgttaactattattattattgaagaATATACAGTTCTTGAAACTTTGGCAATCACAAAAATAATTGTGgtctaattaaaatgttttgataCTTCCAgtttatgtttataaaaaagtttATCATAATTACAGCAGAACATTCCACAGGACATATTGCAGCTTAATTTTTGAGGCCATTGGATATTGTGTTGGGCAATGTTGCCAAAGCAACTTAGAGTGTTTTTCAGAAGATTacagattttattattattattattttatttttttcaactgAGAGGTcaactctgtctgtttttttCCCAGGCGACAGCGTTTGATGAATGCTTGGTGGTAAATGAGCCTCTGGGTGTGGTATTGATCATTGGAAACTGGACCAGTCCTCTCCAGCTCTGTCTGGTACCTTTAGTAGGAGCCATTGCTGCTGGTAAGTTTGGTTCATTGTTCATTTCTGTGCTTGCTGATGACGAGAAATCAGTTTAAAAGAACAcaatttatagtttttttttattattatatttaggtAACTGTGTGATTATAAGCCCACCAGAAACCTGCACTCACACAGCTGTGCTTCTGCACAGACTCATACCAGCTTACCTGGACAATGTGAGTAAAACAGCATTAATACTTTGAATCCGTCAGCAGTGTTAATTATATCCTGGTTCTTTCTAATTGTTTCACATGTGCTTCATTTTTCAGGAATGCTTTCACTCTGCTGTAGCAGCAGCACATGAAATTCCAGAAATTATAGACCTTAAATTtgatcatgttttctttttcggTAAGGCAAAGCTGATCCCAGAGTATTTTAAGATGCTGTGATGTCACATTGCCTATCAGATAATATATCAGTGAGGGCTCTGCTAAAGGCCTCTTTTAGGacacattttcagcatcattactccagtcttcaatgtcacatgatccttcagaaatcattttgatgtgctgatttggtgctcaagaaacatttattattactatcaaaataattgtgctgctcaatgtgtgtgtgaactttttttgaatttttttcaggattcaaaagaacaataatttaaattgaaCTTTTccataacaatgtaaaagtctttactgtcacttttgatcaatataatGCGTCCTtgttgaaaaaataataattaacagtattttttaaaaatcgtaCTTACCCAAACGATAGTGTGTACGGTATGAAATGTATAtgaattttaaatatgaatatctattaaatatattttaccaaCTTTTAGGACTACAGTATTATTTTTGTCCTCAGAACAAACTAAAAGCCACAAAACTTTACCTGTGATGATCTTTAAAGCCTTTAATTTTAAAACTCACACATACTTCTCAAAGTGCTGCAGCTTTATGGATTTATGTATTTGTGAGATTTCCAAGTCTTTTATACTAACAGCTTTAATTCTGTTTTCTTTCAGGTGATAAAGAGAATGGGATTAAAGTAGCTCAAGCTGCTGCTCGCACACTGGCCCGTGTGACTCTGGTACTGAGTGGTAAAAACATCAACACCACGGCTCGTCGCATTGCCTGGGCACGATTTCATAATGCTGGCCAAAGTGCTGTGGCACCTAACTACATCTTGTGCCATGTAGATGCCAAAGAAAACCACCTGCAGGCCTTCCGCTGTGCACTCCAGCAGTTCTATGGGACCGATCCACGTGAGTCCAGGCGCTTTGGCAGGATAGTGAATGAGGAGAACTTAAACAAGGCCGAAGACCAGCTGTGCCGATCTGGAAAGGTGTTTATAGGAGGTCAGGTGAATGAGATGGAGAGGTACATTGGTGAGTGAAAGCAGTGTAACATTGCCagacaataatttattaaactgCTAATGAAATCCATTGTGTTAGTGGTAATGagttatatatgtatttttcttCAACTATGGGCACTTGTGTATCCCAGGGTTTGTTtgatttcagaatttttttttgttatataaagGTCACATTAAACTGTCttggatttttttattatgcctTTATTTATATTTGCTATCATTAAATGCCCTTTATCTATAGAATGAAATGTTTTAcccttaaaaatgtgaaaataaatgattaaaaccAAGCAAAACTATTATAATCTATACATAGACTGGAAAATTATAAGCATGTTTACCAATAAGACAAGTATCAGTAAAGAGCATGCTTGACATTAAATATAAGATTTGATATATGATGAAAACAAGTTAAATATCACCTGTGAAGggaattttatttttcaattaagcTGTACTTAATTATACATAAAACCCTCCATACATAACTAAATAAGTGGCACCAAATCCAGAAAAAAAGGATAAAAATGATATTGCCTAAAAGGcataataattaatgtaatgtattttctGATATTTCAAAATGAAGCACCAACTGTTCTGACGGAGGTCGTGGAGTTTGATCCAATCATGCAACAGTATGTTTTTGGACCCATTCTTCCCATACTGACAGTCCAGGATGCAGACGAGGCTGTGACTTTCAACAATTCCAGAGAGAGACCACTGTGTGTGTATGCTTACTCCAGTAACAACAAGGTAAATACTTCCcctacaaaatgtaaaaattatatatgtcATTCATAAACACAGGCATTTACTCTAACTCTTATTCTAAGGTGATATCCAAGATAATGAATAAAACATGCAGCGGAAGTTTCTGTTTGAATGACAGCGTCACACAGAGTGTGATGGTGGGAATGCCTTTCGGAGGAGTTGGTGAGGCACTCTTTTTATCTGATTACAGCATGTATAGAAATCAGGCAACGCAAACACTATTTGCTAAAGAGTTTAATCATCAAAATCGTGAATCCAGTAAACACTCAGGATTTCATTGACAGGTGCCAGTGGAATGGGCTCCTATCATGGTCAGTACAGTTTTGATGCATTCTCTCATAAGAAGTCCTGCCTTCTGCGAACCACACAGATTGAGTGCATGACATTCTTGCGTTATCCACCTTATGAGGACCACAATCCTCTTGGAGTAAACTGCACTTTTATGTTACTTACTTACAAATAAGAATAAAACAATAATGCAAGTTCTTCATTCAGTGGAGAAAACAACACTATTGCTATTTGACATGgaaacatacactaccattcaaaa
Proteins encoded:
- the aldh3b4 gene encoding LOW QUALITY PROTEIN: aldehyde dehydrogenase family 3 member B1 (The sequence of the model RefSeq protein was modified relative to this genomic sequence to represent the inferred CDS: deleted 1 base in 1 codon), producing the protein MSSPPSPSPTRWFKALRKARIEDVCLKSGATACSEVLKRARAASRSRGTAQDSFRLAQLEAWVRMLMEHKCDFVDALGRDVHKPRFETVMSELMTVKNEALRTISNLKKWMEPQCIERNWATAFDECLVVNEPLGVVLIIGNWTSPLQLCLVPLVGAIAAGNCVIISPPETCTHTAVLLHRLIPAYLDNECFHSAVAAAHEIPEIIDLKFDHVFFFGDKENGIKVAQAAARTLARVTLVLSGKNINTTARRIAWARFHNAGQSAVAPNYILCHVDAKENHLQAFRCALQQFYGTDPRESRRFGRIVNEENLNKAEDQLCRSGKVFIGGQVNEMERYIAPTVLTEVVEFDPIMQQYVFGPILPILTVQDADEAVTFNNSRERPLCVYAYSSNNKVISKIMNKTCSGSFCLNDSVTQSVMVGMPFGGVGASGMGSYHGQYSFDAFSHKKSCLLRTTQIECMTFLRYPPYEDHNPLGVNCTFMLLTYK